Proteins found in one Seonamhaeicola sp. S2-3 genomic segment:
- a CDS encoding M28 family metallopeptidase, which produces MRKLTLLLIASCLIVACSSSKNKENKEANPVDYAKTITANELKDMLYTYASDDYEGRKTGEPGQKKAIEFIKEHYIANKIPSPIAEGDYFQEIPESFFNGHANAASENVLAYIKGSEKPDEIIVISAHLDHIGVNTNGEINNGADDDGSGTVAVLEIAEAFKTAADNGHGPKRSILFLHVTGEEIGLYGSKYYTDVDPIFPLENTVADLNIDMIGRVDSKHENNPNYLYLIGSDKLSKELHDLSEAVNKQYINMTFDYTYNAINDPNRFYYRSDHYNFAKNNIPVIFYFNGTHADYHKPTDTPDKIEYELLETRTRLIFYTAWELANREERIKLD; this is translated from the coding sequence ATGCGGAAATTAACGTTACTACTAATAGCATCATGTTTAATAGTGGCATGTAGCTCTTCAAAAAACAAAGAAAACAAAGAAGCAAACCCTGTAGATTATGCAAAAACTATAACTGCTAATGAGTTAAAAGATATGCTTTACACCTACGCATCTGACGACTATGAAGGCAGAAAAACAGGTGAACCTGGACAAAAAAAAGCCATTGAATTTATAAAAGAGCACTATATAGCTAATAAAATACCTTCTCCAATTGCTGAAGGCGATTATTTTCAAGAAATACCTGAATCTTTTTTTAATGGTCATGCAAATGCTGCTTCTGAAAATGTTTTAGCATACATTAAAGGTTCTGAAAAACCCGATGAAATTATAGTTATTTCTGCACACTTAGATCATATTGGGGTAAACACAAATGGAGAAATAAATAATGGAGCTGATGATGATGGCTCTGGCACAGTAGCTGTTTTAGAAATAGCAGAAGCTTTTAAAACAGCGGCCGATAATGGTCACGGACCAAAACGTTCTATTTTATTTTTACACGTAACAGGAGAAGAAATAGGTCTTTACGGTTCTAAATATTACACCGATGTTGACCCTATTTTTCCTTTAGAAAATACTGTTGCAGATTTAAATATTGACATGATTGGACGCGTAGATTCCAAACATGAAAATAACCCTAATTACTTATATTTAATTGGGTCTGATAAATTGAGTAAAGAACTACATGACTTGTCTGAGGCCGTTAATAAACAATATATCAATATGACGTTTGATTATACGTATAACGCTATTAATGACCCTAACCGTTTTTATTACAGATCTGACCACTACAATTTTGCAAAAAACAACATACCAGTTATCTTCTATTTTAATGGTACACATGCAGATTATCATAAACCAACCGATACGCCAGATAAAATTGAATATGAACTTTTAGAAACTAGAACACGCCTCATTTTTTACACGGCATGGGAATTGGCTAATAGAGAAGAACGTATTAAATTAGATTAG
- a CDS encoding transposase → MSGKRLQRHYKDHLSDFKQWEHKSHAKQWLVFPENLGSYLSIDETALSKGELYTIITNKKAKGKKGALVGIFHGTKVEPIIEQLLKIPAKKRAKVKEITLDMANSMKTISTKCFPKAIQVTDRFHVQKLAIEALQDLRIKYRWEALDQENEQIKLSRAADKEFKPVTFSNGDSSKQLLARSRYLLYKSPDKWTPNQKERGQILFNEYPELKKAYGLVQGLRNIFNQAIDIKVAYTKLAHWYKDVEESGFKSFQTVANSITLNYRSVLNYFINRSTNASAESFNAKVKAFRSQFRGVRNTEYFLYRLIKLYS, encoded by the coding sequence ATGTCCGGAAAAAGGCTTCAAAGACATTATAAGGATCACTTAAGTGATTTTAAGCAATGGGAGCATAAGAGTCATGCTAAACAGTGGCTTGTTTTCCCTGAAAACTTAGGTTCTTATTTATCCATTGATGAGACAGCGCTGTCCAAGGGAGAGCTCTATACCATCATTACCAATAAGAAGGCCAAAGGAAAGAAAGGGGCTTTAGTTGGGATATTCCACGGAACTAAAGTGGAGCCTATTATCGAACAACTCTTGAAGATCCCAGCAAAGAAGCGTGCTAAAGTGAAAGAGATTACCTTAGACATGGCTAATTCTATGAAAACAATCTCCACTAAATGTTTCCCGAAAGCCATCCAAGTAACAGACAGGTTCCATGTACAGAAGCTGGCAATAGAGGCGCTCCAAGATCTTCGTATCAAATACCGATGGGAAGCTTTGGATCAAGAAAATGAACAGATAAAGCTATCTAGAGCTGCCGACAAAGAATTTAAACCTGTAACTTTTTCTAATGGTGATAGCTCAAAACAACTCCTGGCCAGGAGTAGATATCTACTGTATAAATCCCCAGATAAATGGACTCCAAATCAGAAAGAGAGGGGACAGATATTGTTTAATGAATACCCAGAATTAAAGAAAGCTTATGGACTTGTTCAAGGCTTGAGGAATATTTTTAACCAAGCCATAGATATTAAAGTAGCTTACACCAAACTAGCCCACTGGTACAAAGATGTAGAGGAGTCTGGATTTAAGAGCTTCCAAACGGTAGCCAATAGTATTACTTTAAATTACCGCTCTGTACTCAACTATTTTATAAACAGAAGTACTAATGCTTCAGCTGAATCCTTTAATGCCAAAGTAAAGGCTTTTAGATCTCAATTTAGGGGAGTCAGGAATACGGAATACTTCTTATATCGCTTGATTAAATTATATTCTTAA
- the bshB1 gene encoding bacillithiol biosynthesis deacetylase BshB1, giving the protein MKLDILAIGAHPDDVELGCGATLAKEISNGKKVGIIDLTRGELGTRGTAETRKIESEEARKILGASVRINMKFADGFFTNDKYHQIELIKMIRKYKPEIVLCNAIDDRHIDHGKGSKLVSDACFLSGLLKIDTKIDDDDAWQEPWRPKYVYHYIQWKNLEPDFVVDVSGFIDKKIEAVLAYKTQFFNTKSNEPETPISSKNFKDSVEYRARDLGRLIGVEYAEGFNVERYVAVDSLYDLK; this is encoded by the coding sequence ATGAAATTAGATATATTAGCCATTGGAGCGCATCCTGATGATGTGGAATTAGGTTGTGGAGCTACCTTAGCCAAAGAAATTTCAAATGGTAAAAAAGTTGGTATTATAGATTTAACTAGAGGAGAACTAGGTACCAGAGGAACAGCTGAAACCAGAAAAATAGAATCTGAGGAGGCTAGAAAAATTTTAGGAGCTTCAGTTAGAATAAATATGAAGTTTGCCGATGGGTTTTTTACTAATGATAAATACCATCAAATAGAACTTATTAAAATGATACGAAAGTATAAACCCGAAATAGTGTTATGTAATGCCATTGATGATAGACATATTGACCATGGAAAAGGAAGTAAACTAGTTAGTGATGCTTGTTTTTTAAGCGGGTTGCTTAAAATAGATACTAAAATTGATGACGATGATGCGTGGCAGGAACCTTGGAGGCCAAAATATGTGTATCATTACATTCAATGGAAAAATTTAGAACCAGATTTTGTTGTTGATGTTTCTGGATTTATAGATAAAAAAATAGAAGCGGTCTTAGCATATAAAACACAATTTTTTAATACTAAGAGTAACGAACCTGAAACCCCTATATCTAGTAAAAATTTTAAAGATAGTGTTGAGTATAGAGCAAGAGATTTAGGGCGGTTAATAGGGGTAGAGTATGCCGAAGGGTTTAATGTTGAAAGATATGTTGCTGTAGATAGTTTGTATGATTTAAAATAA
- a CDS encoding SLC13 family permease, translated as MLFILVVTIGLFVWGKFTPDIVALISMITLYLTGILTAPETLSGFSNPTVVMIAALFIIGEGIAQTGWTAMAGKKFVEWAGKSVPKLLVIVSLGAGVLSGFVSNTGTVATLMPLTISSAWSIGTLPSKMLMPVAFGSNTGGLLTLTGTPPNIIASNALVESGFEGFSFFEFGLIGVPLLIVALLYFRYVGFKLLPKNHTNNKPVNIESTLHNWIEAYRIDGDYYRLRVRSISPLINTKLSEWDFEKNFNVTVIRLKRRHPNVLKKIPQFVEFPDPNTVLRYHDIITVKGDTEAINRIMINFRLGLLPLEPVTDELKHNLINQEVGMAEVIVNPNSIFVGRTYKLGDYFKRFGIQLLAASRNNKPLLDKEIKVKVGDAFLLRGTWKSIEDLKTQHGNLVICGSPEGMAKNVESLNHKSWIALGSLLLMIIFMVFKIVPGSIAALISAGIILLTGCIPMAKAYKGISWTSVIMIAAMIPMGIALQKTGTAQVIANGLVSYLGSIHPVLLLGGVFLLTTTFSQVINNSATAVLMAPIAILAAKSLNLSPEPFMIVVAISASTAFLTPIGTTTNAMVMTAGGYKFMNYLKVGAPLLLLFLIISLILVPIIWPF; from the coding sequence ATGCTCTTCATTTTAGTTGTCACAATAGGTCTCTTTGTCTGGGGAAAATTTACACCAGATATTGTAGCCTTAATATCTATGATAACGTTGTACTTAACGGGTATTTTAACAGCGCCAGAAACTTTGAGCGGATTCAGTAACCCTACAGTTGTTATGATTGCCGCTCTTTTTATTATAGGTGAAGGTATAGCGCAAACAGGCTGGACGGCTATGGCTGGTAAGAAATTTGTAGAATGGGCTGGTAAAAGCGTTCCTAAACTACTAGTTATTGTAAGTTTAGGTGCTGGTGTTTTATCTGGTTTTGTTAGTAATACTGGTACCGTAGCAACTTTAATGCCCTTAACTATTTCATCTGCTTGGAGCATTGGTACTTTACCTTCTAAAATGTTAATGCCTGTGGCTTTTGGTTCTAATACTGGTGGCTTACTTACATTAACGGGTACTCCTCCTAATATTATAGCAAGCAATGCGTTAGTAGAATCTGGTTTTGAAGGCTTTTCTTTCTTCGAATTTGGTCTTATTGGAGTCCCTCTTTTAATAGTTGCTTTACTATATTTTAGATATGTAGGGTTTAAATTATTACCAAAAAACCACACAAATAATAAACCTGTAAATATAGAATCTACACTACATAATTGGATTGAAGCTTATAGAATTGATGGAGATTATTATAGATTACGTGTAAGATCTATATCTCCCCTTATAAACACGAAACTCAGCGAATGGGATTTTGAGAAAAATTTTAATGTTACAGTTATTAGATTGAAAAGAAGACATCCAAACGTATTGAAAAAAATACCTCAGTTTGTTGAGTTTCCAGATCCTAATACTGTTTTAAGATATCATGATATTATAACTGTTAAAGGTGATACAGAAGCTATTAACCGAATCATGATTAATTTTAGACTAGGTTTATTACCCCTAGAACCTGTGACAGATGAATTAAAACACAACCTTATTAACCAAGAGGTTGGAATGGCAGAGGTAATTGTTAACCCAAATTCCATTTTTGTTGGAAGAACCTATAAACTAGGTGATTATTTTAAAAGGTTTGGTATTCAATTACTAGCTGCTTCCAGAAACAACAAACCTTTACTAGACAAAGAAATTAAAGTAAAAGTAGGTGATGCTTTTTTACTTAGAGGTACTTGGAAAAGTATTGAAGACCTTAAAACCCAACATGGTAACTTGGTAATTTGTGGTAGCCCTGAAGGAATGGCTAAAAATGTAGAAAGTTTAAACCATAAATCATGGATTGCTTTAGGATCTTTATTACTCATGATTATTTTTATGGTATTTAAAATTGTACCAGGCTCTATTGCTGCTTTAATTTCTGCTGGTATTATACTGTTAACAGGCTGTATTCCTATGGCTAAAGCTTATAAAGGCATTAGCTGGACTAGTGTAATTATGATTGCCGCTATGATACCTATGGGTATAGCGTTACAAAAAACAGGAACTGCGCAAGTAATAGCAAATGGACTAGTAAGTTATTTAGGGTCTATTCATCCCGTTTTATTACTTGGTGGCGTATTCTTATTAACAACTACTTTTAGTCAGGTAATAAACAACTCTGCAACAGCAGTACTTATGGCTCCTATTGCCATACTTGCAGCCAAATCATTAAACCTATCTCCAGAACCATTCATGATAGTTGTTGCTATTAGTGCCTCTACAGCATTTTTAACGCCAATAGGTACTACAACAAATGCCATGGTAATGACGGCAGGTGGCTACAAGTTTATGAATTACTTAAAAGTTGGAGCACCATTATTATTATTATTCTTAATTATCTCATTAATACTCGTGCCAATTATATGGCCATTTTAA
- the pckA gene encoding phosphoenolpyruvate carboxykinase (ATP), producing MNTSMTSKKTHDLSKYGLKDATVHWNLSPKELQKITVEKGMGKETANGTLAVNTGKFTGRSPQDRFIVKDDYTAERVWWGKTNKAVSPENFDKLEKEIIKYLSGKEIYARDGYVCAEPEYRTNVRTITELPWSNMFVYNMFLRPSEKEFENFKEDWLVLCAPGYECPDPKAFGIRQGNFSILNFTKKIALVGGSAYTGEIKKGIFSAMNMVLPVEKNVLPMHCSANVGKKGDTAIFFGLSGTGKTTLSADPERKLIGDDEHGWTADNTIFNFEGGCYAKVIDLSEEKEPDIFRAVKPGALLENIVLKENGEPDYLDSSITQNTRVSYPIYHIDNIQETLYANNPKNIFFLTCDAFGVLPPVSKLTPGQAAYHFISGYTAKVAGTEAGITEPVPSFSACFGEPFMPLHPTVYGEMLSKKMTEAGVNVWLINTGWSAGPYGVGSRIKLKYTRAMITAILNGELDNVDYDQNFIFGLYMPKYCPGVPTEILDPMNTWLQKGAYVGKAIQLAHSFHLNFEKFASQASTQIIEGGPLIDEHHHLHEHF from the coding sequence ATGAATACATCTATGACTTCTAAAAAAACCCACGACCTATCTAAATATGGGTTAAAAGACGCAACAGTTCATTGGAATTTATCTCCAAAAGAACTTCAAAAAATCACAGTTGAAAAAGGAATGGGCAAAGAAACTGCTAATGGTACCTTAGCCGTTAATACTGGAAAATTTACAGGACGTTCTCCTCAAGACCGCTTTATTGTAAAAGATGACTATACTGCAGAAAGAGTTTGGTGGGGAAAAACAAATAAAGCAGTATCTCCTGAAAATTTTGATAAACTTGAAAAAGAAATTATCAAATATCTTTCTGGAAAAGAAATTTATGCAAGAGATGGCTATGTTTGTGCAGAGCCTGAATATAGAACAAATGTTAGAACGATAACCGAACTTCCTTGGTCTAATATGTTTGTTTATAACATGTTTTTAAGACCTAGCGAAAAAGAATTTGAAAACTTTAAAGAAGATTGGTTAGTACTTTGTGCTCCTGGTTATGAATGTCCAGACCCAAAAGCTTTCGGCATCCGCCAAGGAAACTTTTCAATTCTAAACTTTACCAAAAAAATAGCATTAGTTGGTGGTTCTGCATATACTGGAGAAATTAAAAAAGGTATCTTCTCTGCTATGAACATGGTTTTACCTGTAGAAAAAAACGTATTACCAATGCACTGCTCTGCAAACGTAGGCAAAAAAGGTGATACGGCTATTTTCTTCGGATTATCTGGAACAGGAAAAACAACACTTTCTGCAGATCCAGAAAGAAAATTAATTGGTGATGATGAACACGGTTGGACTGCAGACAACACCATTTTTAACTTTGAAGGTGGATGTTATGCAAAAGTAATCGATTTATCTGAAGAAAAAGAGCCAGACATCTTTAGAGCTGTTAAACCAGGTGCTTTACTTGAAAACATAGTTTTAAAAGAAAACGGAGAACCAGATTATTTAGATAGCAGTATAACACAAAACACACGTGTAAGCTACCCTATTTATCATATTGATAATATTCAAGAAACACTTTACGCAAACAACCCAAAAAATATTTTCTTTTTAACTTGTGATGCTTTTGGTGTGTTACCTCCTGTTTCAAAATTAACTCCTGGTCAAGCGGCTTACCACTTTATCTCTGGTTATACAGCTAAAGTTGCTGGAACAGAAGCTGGAATAACTGAGCCTGTGCCATCATTCTCTGCTTGTTTTGGCGAACCATTTATGCCATTACACCCAACAGTTTACGGCGAAATGTTAAGTAAAAAAATGACTGAAGCTGGCGTTAACGTTTGGTTAATAAACACAGGCTGGAGTGCCGGACCTTACGGTGTTGGATCTCGTATCAAGCTTAAATACACTAGAGCCATGATTACTGCTATTCTAAACGGTGAATTAGACAATGTAGATTATGACCAAAACTTTATTTTTGGATTATATATGCCTAAATATTGTCCTGGTGTACCAACTGAAATTTTAGACCCAATGAATACTTGGTTACAAAAAGGAGCTTATGTTGGAAAAGCTATACAGTTAGCACACTCATTCCACTTAAACTTCGAAAAATTTGCTAGTCAAGCTTCAACACAAATAATTGAAGGTGGTCCACTAATTGATGAACACCATCACTTACACGAACACTTTTAA
- a CDS encoding DUF2490 domain-containing protein: MKQYLALILLFLSLNTFAQSPVEDKIGSWFTYGGTYRISDKISVSNVVQSWHYEIADNFNFFLANLAFNYHVSPKFTTSVSYGWTDIDSGFEKSGSHTYENRIYEQLGYKHKLANLPFDHRLRLEQRFLNKPAPIENVMHNRMRYRIGTKITLNKTLFIRLNNEFIWTIETKKNDGFTENRAYGALGINVFKSANLQVGYLNRKISGLDLHRLQLGFFYKVDFRKKTE, from the coding sequence ATGAAACAATATTTAGCCCTTATATTACTTTTTTTAAGTTTAAATACTTTTGCACAATCTCCTGTTGAAGATAAAATAGGTTCTTGGTTTACCTATGGTGGTACTTATAGAATTTCAGATAAAATTAGTGTTAGCAACGTTGTACAGTCATGGCACTACGAAATTGCTGATAATTTCAATTTTTTTCTTGCCAATTTAGCTTTTAACTATCACGTTTCTCCTAAGTTTACTACCTCTGTATCTTATGGTTGGACGGATATAGATAGCGGTTTTGAGAAAAGTGGATCACACACCTACGAAAATAGAATTTATGAACAATTAGGCTACAAACATAAATTAGCTAATCTTCCTTTTGACCATAGATTAAGGTTAGAACAACGATTTTTAAACAAACCTGCTCCTATAGAAAACGTAATGCACAACCGTATGCGTTATAGAATAGGTACCAAAATAACATTAAACAAAACCCTTTTTATTAGGTTGAATAATGAATTTATTTGGACTATTGAAACCAAAAAGAATGATGGCTTTACAGAAAACAGAGCTTACGGAGCCTTAGGTATTAATGTTTTTAAATCTGCCAACCTTCAAGTTGGTTATTTAAACAGAAAAATAAGTGGCTTAGATTTACATAGATTACAACTAGGATTCTTTTACAAAGTAGATTTTAGAAAAAAAACAGAGTAG
- the rlmF gene encoding 23S rRNA (adenine(1618)-N(6))-methyltransferase RlmF, which produces MTSQLHHKNKHKFGYDFDVLCSVFSSLKSFVFVNKYKTQTIDFSNPKAVKALNTSLLLAYYNVKFWEFPDKNLCPPIPGRVDYIHYLYDLLVETKISEKIKVLDIGTGASCIYPILGNAEYQWNFVGTDIDKNSLKHAQHIIDKNDLTNDITLRFQENSQHILKGILTSADKFSITMCNPPFYKSEQEAIAATARKLKGLNTSQDKLIRNFSGKHNELWYKGGEKAFLHNYIYESSLYKNQSIWFTSLVSKKELIRGLKVSLKKLNAKTVKVINMGQGNKLSRIIAWTFQE; this is translated from the coding sequence GTGACTTCACAATTGCATCATAAAAACAAGCATAAATTTGGTTATGATTTTGATGTTTTATGCAGCGTATTTTCTAGTTTAAAATCTTTTGTATTTGTTAATAAATACAAAACACAAACTATAGATTTTTCAAACCCTAAAGCAGTTAAAGCGCTTAACACGAGTTTGTTATTAGCGTATTATAACGTTAAGTTTTGGGAATTTCCAGATAAAAATCTATGTCCGCCAATTCCAGGTAGAGTTGATTATATTCATTATTTATACGATTTATTAGTTGAAACTAAAATATCTGAAAAAATTAAAGTTTTAGATATAGGAACAGGTGCTAGTTGTATTTATCCTATTCTAGGAAATGCTGAGTACCAATGGAATTTTGTTGGAACTGACATTGACAAAAATTCTTTAAAACATGCACAACATATTATTGATAAAAATGATTTAACAAATGATATTACATTAAGATTTCAAGAAAACAGTCAACACATTTTAAAAGGTATTTTAACTTCTGCAGACAAATTTTCAATAACCATGTGTAATCCACCTTTTTACAAATCAGAACAAGAAGCTATAGCTGCTACTGCTAGAAAATTAAAAGGATTAAATACATCTCAAGACAAACTTATTAGAAACTTTTCTGGTAAACATAATGAACTTTGGTATAAAGGGGGTGAAAAAGCATTTCTTCATAATTATATATATGAAAGTTCTTTATACAAAAATCAGAGTATCTGGTTTACATCATTAGTATCTAAAAAAGAATTGATTAGAGGATTGAAAGTATCTCTTAAAAAACTTAACGCTAAAACTGTTAAAGTTATTAATATGGGGCAAGGCAATAAATTATCAAGAATTATTGCTTGGACATTTCAAGAATAA
- a CDS encoding HAD family phosphatase: MLKAVIFDMDGVIIDSEPLHNKAYNDMFNHVGIEVSTELYESFTGQSTINICKRLCNHFNLKQSPETLVALKRKYYKHFFETNSDLTLIDGVLDLIKDYHSNGLTLVLGSSAAMTSINQIFERFDLDKYFKAKLSGADLKQSKPHPEIFIKAAEASGFKKEECMVIEDSTNGIHAAHAAGIYCVGYDSFHSKNQDYSKADMVIKDFKEITFDRLNEVLTNSFQ; this comes from the coding sequence ATGCTTAAAGCAGTTATTTTTGATATGGATGGGGTTATTATAGACAGTGAACCACTGCATAATAAAGCCTACAATGATATGTTTAATCATGTTGGTATTGAAGTTTCAACAGAATTATATGAGTCATTTACAGGGCAATCTACCATAAATATTTGCAAACGTTTGTGCAATCATTTTAATCTTAAACAATCTCCAGAAACTTTAGTGGCTTTAAAAAGAAAGTATTATAAACACTTTTTTGAAACAAACTCTGATTTAACCCTTATTGATGGTGTTTTAGATTTAATTAAAGATTATCACAGTAATGGTTTAACCTTAGTTTTAGGTTCATCTGCTGCAATGACAAGCATTAATCAGATTTTTGAACGATTTGATTTGGACAAATATTTTAAAGCAAAATTAAGTGGTGCCGATTTAAAGCAATCTAAACCACACCCCGAAATATTTATAAAAGCTGCAGAAGCCTCTGGTTTCAAAAAAGAAGAATGTATGGTTATTGAAGATTCAACCAATGGTATACATGCTGCACATGCTGCAGGTATTTACTGTGTTGGTTATGATAGTTTTCACTCTAAAAACCAAGACTATTCTAAAGCTGATATGGTTATTAAAGATTTTAAGGAAATTACTTTTGATAGACTAAATGAGGTTTTAACTAATTCCTTCCAATAA
- a CDS encoding MotA/TolQ/ExbB proton channel family protein — translation MSLFLISLFADKLVITLQFVDRFNEGGPLFMSLILICLLLSVFFIIMSFINLKKNELLSKKYIKLTTDSSLLGLVLGFLGSVIGLITAFDSIEAMGSPSPEIFAGGLKVSLLTATFGLFSFVIARLGILILRWFSNADKEVAE, via the coding sequence ATGAGTTTATTTTTAATTTCTTTGTTTGCTGATAAATTGGTTATTACCTTGCAATTTGTTGATCGTTTTAATGAGGGCGGACCATTATTTATGTCTTTAATATTAATATGCCTGCTATTATCTGTATTTTTTATTATTATGAGTTTCATCAATCTAAAAAAAAACGAACTACTTTCAAAAAAATACATAAAGTTAACTACAGACTCTAGCTTGCTAGGTTTAGTTTTAGGTTTTCTAGGTTCAGTAATAGGATTAATTACAGCGTTCGATTCAATTGAAGCAATGGGAAGTCCTAGTCCTGAGATTTTTGCGGGTGGTCTTAAAGTATCACTTCTAACTGCTACATTTGGGTTGTTTTCATTTGTAATTGCTAGATTGGGTATTCTTATTTTAAGATGGTTTAGTAACGCAGATAAAGAAGTTGCTGAATAA
- a CDS encoding sensor histidine kinase yields the protein MGVLLFFTYLFGADSKNFNDTLWFAGFLMPITIAVSYVSVYKLIPDYLVKKRYALFILYSSYTFIVSVYLVMVSIFFSLIYISNFKYEQMAPATKNMLFVITAVYLVAFIVSAFKLLKLNFKNAEQNSTLKTKILDTQLKLKEQELNYLKMQIHPHFLFNTLNTMYGFALKKADETPEMILKLSNLLDYLLYQADKPFVLLTEEIAHIKDYIALEEMRFNDTLKISFKTTNIDVTQKIAPMLLLPFVENSFKHGFIKHGVLNVDINLTCKPNKIYFSIINTSKKSKTHTNGIGLENIKKRLDLLYPNKYSIKIDDNTPNFKVELILNF from the coding sequence TTGGGAGTACTTTTATTTTTTACTTATCTTTTTGGTGCAGATAGTAAAAACTTTAATGATACACTGTGGTTTGCTGGTTTTTTAATGCCAATAACCATAGCAGTTTCTTATGTATCTGTATATAAATTAATCCCAGATTATTTGGTAAAAAAACGGTACGCCCTTTTTATTCTATACAGTAGTTACACCTTTATAGTTTCGGTATATTTAGTTATGGTTTCTATATTTTTTAGTTTGATTTACATATCAAACTTTAAATATGAACAAATGGCTCCTGCTACAAAAAACATGCTGTTTGTTATTACAGCAGTATATTTGGTAGCTTTTATTGTAAGTGCTTTTAAATTATTAAAGCTTAATTTTAAAAATGCTGAACAAAACAGTACTCTAAAAACAAAAATTTTAGACACACAACTAAAGTTAAAAGAACAAGAATTGAATTATTTAAAAATGCAAATACATCCGCATTTTTTATTCAACACCCTAAATACCATGTATGGATTTGCTTTAAAAAAAGCAGACGAAACCCCAGAAATGATATTAAAACTTTCAAATTTACTAGACTATTTATTATATCAAGCAGATAAACCATTTGTACTTTTAACTGAAGAAATTGCTCATATAAAAGATTATATTGCTTTAGAAGAAATGCGATTTAATGATACATTAAAAATTTCTTTTAAAACAACTAATATTGATGTTACTCAAAAAATAGCTCCCATGCTTTTACTACCTTTTGTTGAAAATAGCTTTAAACATGGTTTTATAAAGCATGGTGTTTTAAATGTTGATATTAATTTAACTTGCAAACCCAATAAAATTTATTTTTCAATAATTAATACCAGTAAAAAATCTAAAACACATACTAATGGCATTGGGCTAGAAAATATAAAAAAACGTTTAGATTTACTTTACCCCAACAAATACTCAATAAAAATTGATGATAATACACCAAACTTTAAAGTAGAATTAATTCTGAATTTTTGA
- a CDS encoding LytTR family DNA-binding domain-containing protein, with protein MINNTSISCLIVDDEIIAREVIATHLSKINNISVVASCSNALEAFNWINTTKIDLVFLDINMPEISGILFAKSINKNIKIIFTTAYRDYAVEGFELKAVDYLLKPIAFERLLKAVNNYFETLQRNEKQLENSRDFNGFIFVRADRKMIKINFDDIVYIESYSDYLKIHLNNKTIITRETISAIEAKLPKQKFLRIHRSYIIALEQITSFTNEHITILKKTLPISRGYKKEVLKHLEQY; from the coding sequence TTGATAAACAACACCTCCATATCGTGCCTAATTGTTGATGACGAAATTATAGCCAGAGAAGTTATAGCTACACATCTTTCAAAAATTAATAATATAAGTGTTGTTGCAAGTTGTAGTAATGCTCTAGAAGCTTTTAATTGGATAAACACAACCAAAATAGATCTTGTTTTTTTAGATATTAATATGCCGGAAATATCGGGTATTTTGTTTGCTAAATCTATAAACAAAAACATTAAAATTATTTTTACAACAGCTTACAGAGATTATGCTGTAGAAGGTTTTGAGCTTAAAGCCGTTGATTATTTATTAAAACCCATTGCTTTTGAACGTTTATTAAAAGCGGTTAATAATTACTTTGAAACGCTACAGCGCAACGAAAAACAATTAGAGAATAGTAGAGACTTTAACGGATTTATTTTTGTTCGTGCAGATAGAAAAATGATTAAAATTAATTTTGATGACATTGTTTATATTGAAAGTTATAGTGATTATTTAAAAATTCATTTAAATAACAAAACCATAATAACACGAGAAACCATTAGTGCTATTGAAGCAAAATTACCTAAACAAAAATTTTTAAGAATACACCGTTCTTACATCATTGCTTTAGAGCAAATTACATCATTTACCAATGAACACATTACTATTTTAAAAAAGACTTTACCAATAAGTAGAGGTTATAAAAAAGAGGTGTTAAAACACCTAGAACAATATTAA